The DNA sequence GGCCGACCTGACGTGGATGGCGAGCAGGATTGCCGGGCTCCGGATCTTCAACGACGTGCAGGGGAAGATGAATCTCGATCTTGCCTCGATCGGCGGGGCGGTGCTGGTCGTCTCGCAGTTCACCCTCTACGGCGATGCAACTGCCGGCCGGCGGCCCTCCTTCATCGGCGCGGCGCGCCCGGAGACGGCGATCCCGCTATACGAGCAATTCGTCGCGAACCTTCGCACCACCGGCCTCACGGTGGCGACCGGCACCTTCGGCGCCGACATGAAGGTCGCCCTGGTCAACGACGGCCCCGTGACACTGATGCTGGAGTATCCGCCGCGATGACAATGCCGACGATCGTCCTGGCGTCGGCGTCGCCGCGCCGTCGCCAGCTGATGGACATGCTGCACATTCCGGTGATTGTCGCTCCGGCGAATGTGCAGGAGATCCGCCTGCCGCGCGAAGCGCCGCCCGCCTACTCGCGCCGTCTCGCCCGCGACAAGGCCCGCGCCGTCCCGGGCGCGCTCGTTCTCGGTGCGGATACGATCGTCGTGGTCGATGATGACGTGCTGGAGAAGCCGGCGGACGATGCCGACGCACTGCAGATGCTGCGCCGGTTGCAGGGGCGGAGCCACGTGGTGATTACCGCGGTCTGCCTGATCGCCAATGGCACCGAGTATCACGCCGCCGACGAAACCCGCGTCACCTTCCGCCGCTGCGGCGAGCCGATGCTGCTCGACTACATCGCCACGGGCGAACCGCACGACAAGGCCGGTGCCTACGGGATCCAGGGATGGGGCGCGGCACTTGTCGAGCGAATCGACGGAGATTTCTTCGGCGTGATGGGCCTGCCGGTGCGTCTGGTCCTCGATCTCCTCCGTCAGGCGGGATACGAGTACCGCTTCCCGCGATAGTGGCTAGCGATCCTTCATCGCCTGGCCAAGCGCCGCGAGCACCGCGCCCGCCTTGGCGCTCGTCTCGTTCAATTCACCCACCGGCACCGAATCGGCGACGATCCCCGCACCTGCCTGCACGCTCGCGATGTTCCCGTGGAAGATGACCGTCCGGATCGCGATCGCGGTGTCGAGGGTGCGGGCCCCCCACCCGACGTACCCCACCGCGCCGGCGTACGGCCCGCGCCGCGTCGGCTCGAGTTCGTCGATGATCTCCATGGCGCGCACCTTCGGCGCGCCGCTCACCGTCCCGGCTGGGAATGCCGCCGCCAGTGCGTCGAGCGCATCCAGCTCGGGGCGGAGCGTTCCGTGAACTTCGCTCACGAGGTGCATCACATGGGAATAGCGCTCGACCACCATCCGCTCCGCGACGTGGACCGATCCGTATTGCGCCACCCGTCCCACGTCGTTGCGGCCGAGATCGAGGAGCATGGTGTGCTCGGCGACTTCTTTCGGGTCGGCACGCATTTCCGCTTCGAGCTGGCGGTCGGCCTCGGGGGTCGCGCCGCGCGGGCGGGTTCCCGCGATCGGGCGCACCGTGACACGATCGTGCTCCACGCGCA is a window from the Gemmatimonadales bacterium genome containing:
- the dtd gene encoding D-aminoacyl-tRNA deacylase; its protein translation is MRCLIQRVTEASVTIDGEVSAAIGAGLLVLVGIAPTDTPADLTWMASRIAGLRIFNDVQGKMNLDLASIGGAVLVVSQFTLYGDATAGRRPSFIGAARPETAIPLYEQFVANLRTTGLTVATGTFGADMKVALVNDGPVTLMLEYPPR
- a CDS encoding Maf family protein is translated as MTMPTIVLASASPRRRQLMDMLHIPVIVAPANVQEIRLPREAPPAYSRRLARDKARAVPGALVLGADTIVVVDDDVLEKPADDADALQMLRRLQGRSHVVITAVCLIANGTEYHAADETRVTFRRCGEPMLLDYIATGEPHDKAGAYGIQGWGAALVERIDGDFFGVMGLPVRLVLDLLRQAGYEYRFPR